A DNA window from Hordeum vulgare subsp. vulgare chromosome 1H, MorexV3_pseudomolecules_assembly, whole genome shotgun sequence contains the following coding sequences:
- the LOC123437529 gene encoding pentatricopeptide repeat-containing protein At3g02330, mitochondrial translates to MSRAPPALAAPANSTFSHLFQLCARGGRAALDAGRAAHARMLVSGFVPTAFVSNCLLQMYARCADAAYARRVFDAMPHRDTVSWNTMLTAYSHCGDIATAVSLFDAMPNPDVVSWNTLVSSYCQRGMYGESVALFLEMARSGVASDRTTFAVLLKSCGALDDLALGVQIHALAVKAGLDIDVRTGSALVDMYGKCGSLDDAFFFFYGMPERNWVSWGAALAGCVHNEQYTRGLELFMEMQRSGMGVSQPAYASVFRSCAAKSCLSTGRQLHAHAIKNNFNTDRIVGTAIVDVYAKANSLVDAKRAFFGLPSHTVQTCNAMMVGLVRAGLANEALELFQFMTRSGIGFDAVSLSGIFSACAEIKGYLKGLQVHCLAMKSGFETDICVRNAILDLYGKCKALVEAYFIFQDMEERDSISWNAIIAALEQNGRYEDTVVHFNEMLRFGMEPDDFTYGSVLKACAALQSLEFGLMVHDKVIKSGLGSDAFVASTVVDMYCKCGMMTDAQKLHDRIGKQELVSWNAIMSGFSLNKQSEDAQKIFSQMLDIGLKPDHFTYATILDTCANLATIEIGKQIHGQIIKQEMLVDEYISSTLIDMYAKCGYMQDSLLMFEKAQKRDFVSWNAMICGYALHGQGAEALKMFDRMQREDVVPNHATFVAVLRACSHVGLLDDGCCYFHQMTTRYKLEPQLEHFACMVDILGRSKGPQEALKFIGTMPFEADAVIWKTLLSVCKIHQDVEVAELAAGNVLLLDPEDSSVYILLSNVYAGSGKWADVSRTRRLMKQGRLKKEPGCSWIEVQNEMHGFLIGDNVHPRSRELYDMLHDLIDEMKLSGYDPDSASFAEVDEEGSASEQDDLLGMVGG, encoded by the coding sequence ATGTCACGGGCGCCTCCCGCGTTGGCGGCTCCGGCCAACTCCACGTTCTCCCACCTCTTCCAGCTCTGCGCCCGCGGCGGCCGCGCTGCCCTCGACGCCGGGCGAGCCGCTCACGCGCGCATGCTCGTGTCCGGGTTCGTCCCGACAGCCTTCGTCTCGAACTGCCTCCTGCAGATGTACGCCCGCTGCGCGGACGCCGCGTACGCTCGCAGGGTGTTCGACGCGATGCCCCACAGGGACACCGTCTCGTGGAACACCATGCTCACCGCGTATTCGCACTGCGGAGACATCGCGACCGCGGTATCACTGTTCGATGCAATGCCAAATCCGGATGTCGTGTCATGGAACACGCTCGTCTCAAGCTATTGTCAGCGTGGCATGTATGGCGAGTCTGTGGCCCTGTTTCTGGAGATGGCTCGCTCTGGTGTTGCCTCCGACCGGACAACGTTCGCTGTCCTTCTGAAGTCGTGCGGTGCTCTGGACGACTTGGCACTCGGTGTGCAAATCCATGCGTTGGCGGTGAAGGCAGGGTTAGATATTGATGTCCGGACTGGGAGTGCTCTCGTGGACATGTATGGCAAGTGCGGCAGTTTGGATGACGCGTTCTTCTTCTTTTATGGAATGCCCGAGAGGAACTGGGTCTCGTGGGGTGCAGCCCTTGCTGGGTGCGTTCACAATGAGCAGTACACGCGTGGATTGGAGCTGTTCATGGAGATGCAGAGGTCAGGGATGGGAGTGAGCCAGCCGGCTTATGCCAGTGTCTTTAGATCCTGCGCAGCAAAATCATGTCTGAGCACTGGAAGGCAGTTGCATGCACATGCCATAAAGAATAACTTCAATACCGACCGTATTGTTGGGACAGCTATTGTCGATGTTTATGCTAAGGCTAATAGCTTGGTGGATGCTAAAAGGGCATTCTTTGGGTTGCCCAGCCATACAGTACAAACGTGCAATGCCATGATGGTTGGGCTTGTGCGCGCTGGGCTTGCAAATGAGGCCTTGGAACTGTTTCAGTTCATGACCAGGTCAGGCATTGGTTTTGATGCAGTCAGTTTATCGGGCATCTTCAGTGCCTGTGCAGAGATTAAGGGGTATTTAAAAGGGCTACAAGTCCACTGCTTAGCAATGAAATCAGGTTTTGAGACGGATATCTGTGTCAGAAATGCAATTCTTGATCTGTATGGGAAGTGCAAAGCATTGGTTGAAGCATACTTTATCTTCCAGGATATGGAGGAACGAGATTCAATCTCTTGGAATGCTATTATTGCCGCTCTTGAGCAAAATGGGCGCTATGAGGACACTGTAGTTCATTTTAATGAGATGCTACGCTTTGGTATGGAACCTGATGATTTCACATATGGTAGTGTCCTTAAGGCTTGTGCAGCCTTACAATCTTTGGAGTTTGGTTTGATGGTTCATGACAAAGTCATCAAGTCAGGACTTGGTTCAGATGCTTTTGTAGCTAGCACTGTTGTTGACATGTACTGTAAATGTGGTATGATGACAGATGCTCAGAAACTCCATGACAGAATTGGGAAGCAAGAACTTGTTTCATGGAATGCCATCATGTCAGGATTTTCACTGAACAAACAGAGTGAGGATGCCCAGAAAATCTTCTCACAGATGTTAGATATTGGACTTAAGCCTGATCATTTCACCTATGCTACAATTCTTGACACTTGTGCTAACCTAGCTACCATTGAGATCGGGAAACAAATCCATGGTCAGATAATTAAGCAAGAAATGCTGGTAGATGAATATATATCCAGCACCCTTATAGACATGTACGCCAAGTGTGGGTACATGCAAGACTCACTGCTAATGTTTGAGAAGGCACAGAAACGGGATTTCGTGTCATGGAATGCTATGATATGCGGCTATGCGCTGCATGGTCAAGGAGCAGAAGCACTCAAGATGTTTGATAGGATGCAAAGGGAGGATGTGGTTCCGAACCATGCAACTTTTGTTGCTGTGCTCCGGGCTTGCAGCCATGTTGGTCTGCTGGAtgatggatgttgttacttccaTCAGATGACCACCCGCTACAAACTGGAACCACAACTGGAGCACTTTGCTTGCATGGTAGATATACTAGGACGGTCAAAGGGACCGCAGGAAGCTCTGAAGTTTATTGGCACCATGCCTTTTGAAGCGGATGCAGTCATCTGGAAGACTCTCCTAAGCGTTTGCAAGATCCATCAGGATGTTGAGGTGGCTGAACTTGCTGCCGGCAATGTTCTACTACTGGATCCTGAGGATTCTTCAGTTTACATTCTTCTGTCAAATGTATATGCAGGATCAGGGAAATGGGCTGATGTTTCAAGGACAAGAAGGTTAATGAAGCAGGGAAGGCTTAAGAAGGAACCTGGCTGTAGCTGGATTGAGGTGCAAAATGAGATGCATGGATTCCTTATAGGAGATAACGTCCATCCAAGATCGAGGGAGCTGTATGACATGCTGCATGATTTGATTGATGAGATGAAACTGTCCGGATATGACCCTGATTCAGCTTCTTTTGCTGAGGTTGACGAAGAGGGCAGTGCATCCGAGCAAGATGATTTACTTGGAATGGTTGGTGGCTAA